CGCGGGCGCCGATGCCGGTTTGGCGGGGCGAGGGCCGGCCTCACCGCTTGGCGGCTGAACGATGGCGGACATGAACCGGCCGGCCGCCGTCTCGTTCAGCGCCAGAAGATGGGGAATGGCCCGTCCCAGCCGCGACAGCATCTCGTCCAGATAGTCCTGCTGCTCAGCCTTGGAGAAGTCACCAAGGACCCAAGGCGTGACAGCGTCCTTGCGCCCCGGGTGGCCAATGCCGATCCGTACACGCCAGAAGTCCGGCCCCATATGGGCCGCGGTCGAGCGCAAGCCGTTATTGCCGGCCAGGCCGCCACCTTTTTTGACGCGCAGCTTAGCGGGCGCCAGATCGATTTCGTCGTGAAACACGACAATCTGATCCGGCGTAATGTTGTAGAACCGCGCCGCTGCCGCCACGGCATTACCGGTCTCATTGTAGAATGTTTCGGGCTTCAAAAGCAGAACCTTGGCCGGTCCATCATCAGTCTGGATGATCGTATCCGTCACGTGACCGTTGAACTTCTTGCGCCACGCCGGAAAGCCCTGCGCCTCGGCAATGGCGTCGATGGCCATGAACCCGGCATTGTGCCGGTTTCTCGCATATTTCGCGCCCGGATTGCCGAGCCCCACCAATAAGATCATGGCCGACAGTTAGCTCGTGTCCGCTAAAAACAAAAGGCGGGTGGGGGCCGTTCAGGACAGGTCAATCGCGCTTTCAACCCGGCTGATCCAGGCGCTGATCTGAGGGTAGGGGCCAAGGTCAAACCCGCCTTCCGGGGCCCACCGTGTGTAGGCGACCAGGGCCACATCGGCGAGCGAGAGCTGATCACCTGCAAACCAAGATTGGCGATCGAGGTGATCCTCCATCCGGTTCAGGGCCGCGAGACCACGCTCATATTGCTGGGGATCGAGTTCGTCATCGTCCTTGCCCAGCCACACCTTCTGGAACCGGCGACCAGCGATATGGGGTTCATGGCTGTACTGTTCCCAGAACAGCCAAGCCATCATTCTGGCATGGTCGAAGGCTGCGGCGGGCAGGAGCGAGCGATCGGCCGCCAACTCGCACAGATAAAGCATGATGGCATTGGATTCCGTCAGCACGTTGCCATTGGGCCAGCGGGCCATGGGCACCTTGGCGAAGGGGTTGACGGCGCGATAGGCGTGCGTGCGCGTGGCGCCCGCGACGAGGTCCATCTCGACAAAATCAAAGTCGAGGCCCACATGCCGGGCGACCCAGACCGTCTTCATGCAATTGCCGCTGCGACGCTCCCCGTAAAGCGTCAGCCGGTCGATAGATCTGTCTGGCATGGTCCTATCCTGTGTGTCCGCCTTATCCGTGTGCTGTCTTTCCGCCTTACGCAACGCAGAAATCATGGGCTGGCCGATAGGATTTCGCGCATGAAAAAGCCCGGCGCAGAGGCCGGGCTGATATCTCGTTTTGAAAAGCTCAGTCGCTTATTCGTCGACGTTGATCGCTTCAACTTCATCGGCGTCCGGCGTGTCTTCGTCAGACCCGGCAGAGCGCATTGCTGATGGCGCAGCGATCGTGGCAATCGTGAAGTCACGATCGGTCACGGTCAGTTCAACACCGTCTGGCAGCTTGACCGACGAAATGTGAATGGCGTCGCCGACATCGGCAGACGACAGGTCGCATTCCAACGCCTCAGGAATTGCCGTGGCGCTGGCCTTCACTTCGACTTCGTGACGAACGATATTCAGCACGCCGCCTTTATCGAGGCCTGGACACTTGTCCTGGTTCAGGAAGTGCATGGGCACGTTCACGGTCAGGCGGGTCTTGGAGTCAACGCGCATCAGGTCGACGTGCATCGGCAGGTCCTTGACGGGATCGACCTGGATGTCGCGGCCGATGACCTGCTGCTCTTTGCCGTCAACGCTGATTTTCGACAGAACGTCGATCAGGCGACCGGTCTGGTAGGCCTTGAGGACCTGGTTGTAGCGCAGCTTGATATTGGCAGGCTCCTGGTCACCGCCATACAGGACCGCAGGGACCCAGCCATCGCGGCGAACGGCGCGGCTGCCGCCTGTACCGGCGCGCTTGCGCAATTCACAGTCAAATACAAATGCATCAGTTGCCATCGTTATATCCTTTCAATCATCCCGCAAACAATTCGCTCAGGAGGTGTCCCTGATGTCCTCGGAATAAGAAATGCGGCACCCGTGGCGGGGCACCGCATTCCGGTTTCACCTGAAGTGCCGCGCTATAAGGGCGGACAGGCGTTGTGGCAAGGCCGTTTTGACAAGCGCCAGAGGCCGAGCTTACGCTTTGCGCATCAGAAGAAGGTTGGTTGACGACCCATGACCCCTAGCGCGCGCCCAGATCAATGGCAGGATCCCAGACGGTGGATCTGGCCTTTTGCCCTGACGCTTTCACTCGTCCCACTCTTTATTATCCTTGCCTATCCACTAAGCGGGCAACCGCTTCTGCTGCTGGCGCCCATCGTCCTGGGATTCGGGCTTGTACCTCTGCTGGATGCGATCGTGGGGGCGGACACGGCTAACCCCGCCGAAAAAGAAATGGAGGCGCTCAGCCGCGATCCCTTCTATGAAGCCGTCGCTTATGCGCTGATCCCGGCGCATTTTGCGCTTTTCATCGGTGCCGCGTGGCTGGCCACGACGCAGGCCATGCCCTGGTGGGGCTGGGTCGGGCTTGTTGCCGGGGTGGGCCTGATCAACGGCAACCTCATCAATATCGGGCACGAGCTGGGCCACAAGGGGGACCGTCGCAACCGCCTGATGGCCAAGGCTGCGTTATCGCTCTCCGGCTATGGGCATTTCACCATCGAGCATAATCAGGGGCACCACGTTATGGTCTCAACGCCGGAGGACTGCACCTCCGCCCGGTTGGGGGAGAGCGTCTACGCCTTCGGCTTGCGCGAGCTGCCGCAAACGTTTGCCAATGGCCTGCGCCGGGAGACAAGGCGGCTTGAGCGAAAGGGCCATGGCTTCTGGCATCCGGCCAATGACATCGTGCAGGGCTGGGCCATGACCTTGGCCGTGACGACAGTGCTGGTCCTGTGGCTGGGATGGGCCGCGTTGCCATTCATCCTCCTGCACCACGCTCTGTCTTGGATTGCGCTGACGGCTACGAACTATATCGAGCACTACGGCCTGTTGCGGCAACAGCGCGAAAATGGCCGATATGAGCCCTGTCAGCCCAAGCATTCGTGGAATGCCAATCAGCGCATTTCCAATATCCTGCTTCTGCAATTGCAGCGGCACTCGGACCATCACGCCTATCCGATGCGGCCCTATCAGTCGTTGAAAGACCATGCCGACGCGCCAAGCCTGCCCTCGGGATATCCGGGCTGCCTTCTCATGGCGGCGATCCCGCCCCTCTGGTTTGCGGTGATGGACCCCCGCGTCATGGCGTGGGCGGACGGTCGGGTGGAGAACGCCAATCTGTGTCCGCGCGCGGCGCACCGATATCAGGCGGGGTAGCGGCTATTACACCTTCTCTGCCAGCTTGATGGCGAGGCGACAGCCCGCGCCGATCACGCCTTTCAAGACCGAATAGCCAAACGCATCTTCGGCGCCCTCGCTGATCGCGGTGTCGTGATGCTCGAGCTCTTCCTCGCGAAACTTTTCGATCGTGGCTTTGAGTTCTGGCTCGTGATCGCCCAGTTCTCCTGCCTGCTCCGCGTAGTGTTTCTCGATCACGCTTTCGACGGCGGTGGTGCAGGCCATCGCCGCCTTCTCTCCCATCAGGGCCGTCCCCGCGCCGAGCGCGAAGCCTGCTGCATTCCACAAGGGCGCCAGCAGGGTCGGACGGGTGCCCGTCTGGCGCAGCAGCTCACTGAAGGTGGCGAGGTGAGGTTGCTCGCCTTCCTCCATCTCTTTCAGGAGGTCGGCCATCCGCTCTTTGCCCTTCACGCGGGAAAAGACCGCATGCTGACCACGATAGATCGTCACCGCGCCGTATTCGCCAGCATGGTCCACACGGAGCATTTCCTTGATGCGCGGTAGGCGGGGGCCGGGAAGGGTCGGGGTCTGGTCAGTCATTATACGCTCAGCTTTTCGCTTGCGACAGATGTAGGGCGGCGCTGCCACTGACGCCACGTGGCCCATCCGCACAGGGCCGCCATGCCAGCGGAGATAAGAGCGTTATATCCTGCCATGGAAATACCGAGCATACGCCAAGCGGCGATCTCGCAGGGGGGACCGTCGAGCCCCGGGCCATTCAGGCTGCCCAGAATGTCGTCGGCGCTGACTTCTGTCGTCAACGCCCCACCGCCCGCCGCGCAGCCCGCAGGACCATCCCAGAAGTCCCACTCCACCCCGGCATGGAACGCGCCCATGTAGGTCGAATAAAGAT
This genomic stretch from Parvularcula sp. LCG005 harbors:
- the pth gene encoding aminoacyl-tRNA hydrolase, translating into MILLVGLGNPGAKYARNRHNAGFMAIDAIAEAQGFPAWRKKFNGHVTDTIIQTDDGPAKVLLLKPETFYNETGNAVAAAARFYNITPDQIVVFHDEIDLAPAKLRVKKGGGLAGNNGLRSTAAHMGPDFWRVRIGIGHPGRKDAVTPWVLGDFSKAEQQDYLDEMLSRLGRAIPHLLALNETAAGRFMSAIVQPPSGEAGPRPAKPASAPAPEISPAKSEKTSPFDALKNLIGKGD
- a CDS encoding alkane 1-monooxygenase, which gives rise to MTPSARPDQWQDPRRWIWPFALTLSLVPLFIILAYPLSGQPLLLLAPIVLGFGLVPLLDAIVGADTANPAEKEMEALSRDPFYEAVAYALIPAHFALFIGAAWLATTQAMPWWGWVGLVAGVGLINGNLINIGHELGHKGDRRNRLMAKAALSLSGYGHFTIEHNQGHHVMVSTPEDCTSARLGESVYAFGLRELPQTFANGLRRETRRLERKGHGFWHPANDIVQGWAMTLAVTTVLVLWLGWAALPFILLHHALSWIALTATNYIEHYGLLRQQRENGRYEPCQPKHSWNANQRISNILLLQLQRHSDHHAYPMRPYQSLKDHADAPSLPSGYPGCLLMAAIPPLWFAVMDPRVMAWADGRVENANLCPRAAHRYQAG
- a CDS encoding demethoxyubiquinone hydroxylase family protein; its protein translation is MTDQTPTLPGPRLPRIKEMLRVDHAGEYGAVTIYRGQHAVFSRVKGKERMADLLKEMEEGEQPHLATFSELLRQTGTRPTLLAPLWNAAGFALGAGTALMGEKAAMACTTAVESVIEKHYAEQAGELGDHEPELKATIEKFREEELEHHDTAISEGAEDAFGYSVLKGVIGAGCRLAIKLAEKV
- a CDS encoding disulfide bond formation protein B translates to MLNALVTPSSRPLLLSALVSAALLAGAHLFEKVGGLDPCLLCLSQREVHWAALFVSLIALGMTRLVLDPRLLLVGLGLLTLVYLYSTYMGAFHAGVEWDFWDGPAGCAAGGGALTTEVSADDILGSLNGPGLDGPPCEIAAWRMLGISMAGYNALISAGMAALCGWATWRQWQRRPTSVASEKLSV
- a CDS encoding glutathione S-transferase family protein, producing MPDRSIDRLTLYGERRSGNCMKTVWVARHVGLDFDFVEMDLVAGATRTHAYRAVNPFAKVPMARWPNGNVLTESNAIMLYLCELAADRSLLPAAAFDHARMMAWLFWEQYSHEPHIAGRRFQKVWLGKDDDELDPQQYERGLAALNRMEDHLDRQSWFAGDQLSLADVALVAYTRWAPEGGFDLGPYPQISAWISRVESAIDLS
- a CDS encoding 50S ribosomal protein L25/general stress protein Ctc, whose translation is MATDAFVFDCELRKRAGTGGSRAVRRDGWVPAVLYGGDQEPANIKLRYNQVLKAYQTGRLIDVLSKISVDGKEQQVIGRDIQVDPVKDLPMHVDLMRVDSKTRLTVNVPMHFLNQDKCPGLDKGGVLNIVRHEVEVKASATAIPEALECDLSSADVGDAIHISSVKLPDGVELTVTDRDFTIATIAAPSAMRSAGSDEDTPDADEVEAINVDE